The Anaerosporomusa subterranea nucleotide sequence ACTTTGCCAGTCGGACGACAGTAACCGGCGACCACGAAATTGGCAGGCTAGGCGAGGTTTTTAACAGCATGGCCGATTCTCTGGCGCGTATTGAGCAGAATCGACGAGATTTTCTGGCCAATATTACCCATGAGATCAGAACCCCGATTGCGGCAATTCAGGCGATGGCCGAAGCGCTGCATGATGGAGTCGCGGGTCCAGAACTTCAGAACCGCTATTTGGAGACCATCGTTGGTCAGACTCGCCATATGGACAAGCTTGTACAGGAACTGCTTGACCTCGCACAACTCGAAGCAGGTGAATTAAAGATAGTCAAAGTGAAATTCGAGCTATTTGAACAACTTTCCCACGTTTGCGAACGCTTTTCGCCGATGTTGACGGAAAAGAATATCCGGCTTGAAGTGGTCGAATCAAAGGGCGAATTGCTCGTTGCTGCCGACCCGATGCGATTGGAACAAGTGCTAAACAATTTGGTTGCAAACGCTGTGCGCCATTCGCCGCCCGACTCTGTCATCAGTATTAAGGCAGACAAAGGAACGACATTTGCCACAGTGTCTGTTGTTGATCATGGCGAAGGGATCACATCGGAGGACTTGCCGCATATTTGGGAACGGTTTTATCGGGCGGAAAAATCCCGCTCCCGTATCGGCGGCGGCTCAGGTATAGGGCTCGCGGTCACCCGGCAGTTGGTGATATCCATGGGCGGCGACATCAGGGTTGAAAGCACTGTCGGTGAAGGTGCGACGTTTTCGTTCACTCTGCCGCTGGCTAACAGCTGATCCCAAGATATAGCAGTAGAGGTATGTTAGCGCAAAGCCCGCAAAGCGATAAACAAGCTAAATCGCTACTGCCTCATCGTCATCATCGTGGTCATATAAAGAACTAACGTGAATCGTTGATATCTTAATAAACAAAGTCCGCCGGAATTCCGGCGGACTTTGTTTTAGAGGTGGGTAAAATAGTATTGTCGAAAGAAACTATTAAATAATAATGAAAGGAGCAAAGCACGTGTGCCTCATACTCTTTGCCTATCAATATCATCCTGAATATCCATTGATTATTGCCGCCAACCGGGACGAGTTTTATGCCCGGCCTACACTCAGTGCTGATTATTGGTCTGACACTCCGAATATTTTGGCTGGGCGCGATCTTGAGCATGGCGGTGCTTGGCTTGGTGTGACTAGGACAGGGCGTATCGCCGCTTTGACCAACTATCGCGATCCTGCTCGCCAGCGGTCAGATGCGCTGTCACGCGGTCATTTAACAGCTAAGTATCTGAACAGCAATCTCACACCAACTGAGTATATTAAGATGATCCGCCCTGAGGCCGGAAGCTATAATGGGTTTAATTTGTTGGTTGGTGATTCGTCCAGTTTATGCTATTACTCAAACCAAACAAATGAGCTTGTTGCCGTTAGCCCAGGGATTCACGGCTTAAGTAATCACCTGCTTGACACTCCTTGGCCGAAGGTTAAGCGCGGCAAGCAGTTGCTGCAGCAGGCATTGATCGACTCGGTGGACACAATGGGGCTGCTTGAGCTTTTGGGTGACGATAAGCGCCCTGATGACAGTCAACTGCCAAATACAGGTGTTGGCCTAGAGATGGAAAGAGTACTATCGCCAATGTTTATTGCCACAGACGGCTATGGAACTCGGGCGATGTCTGTTCTGACATTCCGCCACGACGGCTTGGTTCAGTTTAGCGAACACAGCCGTAACGAATCCGGGGAATGGAAATACAATTCGTATCAGTTTAGGCTGTGAAAGAAGTCCCAGTGACGTTCGGTCGACTGGGACTTCCTGTATTAACGACTCCTTAATGCGTTGTATAAATCCGCGGACGCTTCTGCAATATACAAACTTGACTGCTTTTCTGCCTGTTTTGATGTGGTAAAGAAACTGATAAGAATCTGATCTTTGCCGTCGTCAATGATCCCTACATCACACAGCATACCAGGCAGTGAGCCCACCTTGTGTATGACCTTACCTTTTTGCATAAAAAGGGGAAACTCTTCTTGATATATAGTTTTGGCCAAAGCTTCTTTCAAAATCACCGACATTTCCTTGCCAAGGTATTGTTCTTGATAAATGGTTTCAAATACAATTGCCATTTCAGCAGGAGTAGTAACACTGTGATAGCCGTATTTGCGGAATGCTTCTTCGCTGTAAATCCAGGTATTCTTTAACTGTAAATCTTTGAGCACCTGACTTAGTGCCTCAGGCCTGCGGGAATCTAGTTCCCTTACCATTCGGTAGAAAGCCGGGTTGTAGCTAACTTGCATCATATTCTTGATGTAAAGGTCATATTGCTTCTTTTTGTCAGGGGAGACTTCTGAATATAGATATTTATAAGTTGCCAGTGCGACCATAAGTTTGTGGGTCGAGGCGGTAGGAAAAATCTGATGTTCATGGATGCCAATGCTTTTACCAGTATTTAAATTTTTTGCAAATAATCCGGCTTTGCCGTTAAAGGCTTCAGTGTCGCGGCTTATTCTACTAACTTGCCTATCTGTTTCGTCTGATGCCTGGGTATGAGGGACGGAGTTTTCCGTTGGTTTCTTTTGTGGAGCGTTCTGCAACGTGCAAGCGCTTATCAGAATGACTACAACTAGGAGTAGAATCAGCTTTGGTTTCATTATTACCACCTGTCAGTGTGAATGTAGCACATCCTAGTTTTAGCCTGAGAACAGCCGCTTATCCATTGAATTTCAGTAGCTGTTCCTTCTCTGCGTTGTGAAGGTCTTCAGATACCATCATTGCGACTAATTCACTGAAGCTCACTGTCGGTCTCCATCCAAGCGTTTCCATCGCTTTCAATGGCTTAGCTAATAGATAGTCGACTTCTGAAGGACGAAAATAGACTGGGTCAACTCGGACAACGACTTTGTCGGTTTTGGCGTCAATACCTTGCTCAGCAAGCCCATTTCCCTGCCAAACAATGTGGCAACCCACACCGGCAAAAGCCATTTCAACGAATTCTCGGACTGAATGTGTTTCGCCTGTACCAATAACAAAATCATCTGGTTTTTCCTGCTGCAGCATCAGCCACATTGCCTGGACATAGTCGCCGGCAAAGCCCCAGTCGCGTTCTGCGTTTAGATTACCAAGATACAGGCATTCTTGAAGCCCAAGCTTGATTCGGGCGACTCCCTGCGTGATCTTGCGCGTGACAAAGGTTTCTCCTCTTAGCGGTGACTCGTGATTAAAGAGAATGCCATTGCAGGCAAACATATTATAGGATTCGCGATAATTGATCGTAATCCAGTGGGCGAACAGTTTTGCCACCGCATAAGGGCTGCGGGGGTAAAAAGGGGTAGATTCCTTTTGCGGGATTTCTTGGACCAAGCCAAACATTTCGCTGGTTGAGGCTTGGTAATAGCGAGTCACTTTGGTTAGGTCAAGTATGCGAATAGCTTCCAGCAAACGTAGCGCACCCAATGCATTGGTATTTGACGTATACTCCGCAGATTCGAAGGAGACTTTGACATGACTTTGCGCCCCTAAATTATACACTTCATCCGGGCGCGTTTGTGCCAAAATATTGATCAGATTGGCGGTATCGGTCAGGTCTCCATAATGGAGGAAAAGTCTTGCCCCCGTAGCGTGAGGGTCAAGGTACAGTGAATCAATTCTCTGGGTATTAAACAATGAGGAACGACGTTTAATTCCATGTACTTCGTATCCTTTTTCGAGCAGGAACTTAGCTAGGTACGCTCCATCCTGCCCGGTTATTCCGGTAATTAAGGCTCTCTTCACAATTAGAGACTCCTTTCATTATACAGTGGTGAACAAAAAGACCGCACCAGCGGCTTTTCTTAAAATGTTTAGAGTTTTGGAGATGCGTTAGCACAAAGAACGGTTAAAGTGATCACAAAGCGAGACAACAATATTATTTCTTTGCGTCGCTTGCGTTCTTTGCGCGCTTTGCGCTATCTCCCCCGTTCTCCATCATTTTCGCTGCAAAAAGCGGTCTAAATTAAATAGAGATCTGGCTTCAAGCGCCAGCTCACAAAAACAGCGGCCGAAACGGCGAACCCGTGATGCTGCTTCTGCTTTGGCGGCTGATTCCTTGGCTGAGTCGGGACCAGGATTCGCATTTGCCAGCATGCTCGCCATTTTGACAGCGAGGTCACGTGGGCTATCTTTATCAAATAAGACACCATATTCATGCTCTGCGTGAACTGCCAAATCTGATAATATAATCGGTTTGCCGAGTGCACGGGTCTCGCAGACTATCAGGCTTAGACCCTCAAACAGAGACGGCTGGACGGCTAAAAGACAGCGGCGCAGCAACTGAATTTGGTCGACACGCGGAATTATACCCAGTATATGGATTTGATCAGAAATACCAAGTTCGCCGATACAGTGCTGCAACAGGCGAAAATAATCAGGACGCCGATAATCGTGCGTTGGACCGGTGCACACGACAGGGATGGATAAGCCGGCCTGCTTCAATAAGGCAATCGCCTGGAACAAAACAATGTGATTTTTGTGTTGCCAGAATTGATTCGAACAGAGAACAAATTTATCCGGCAGGTTATACTTGGCCTGTATTGCGGCCGGATCAGACGAGAGCCAATCTGCCGGAGGATCGACGCTGTAACGTAATACTCGGGTTTTTGCCGTTGAGTCTGGATAAAAGCGACGAAAGTCGTCTTCGACCGTCAGACTCTTCAGGACAATCAGACGCGCTTCGGCGGCAATGCGCGCAAAGGCAGCATCCCGCCAGGCGAGTTCGCTGGCTGAGAACAGGTCAGGCAAAAAACGATGCTGAAAATCCGGAATCCAGGATGCAGCGCAGAGGCCTGGCCAAACATCTGAATTGACCGGAAAATAAAAGTCGATGTGTGTGAAGAGGTCATCTGTGGGTACTAAAATGGCGCTGGGAATTATCTGCTGCGCAGCGGCGATGTTTTGCCCACAGAATAAAAGGTTATCAAATAAATCGGCGAAGGGTATATAAAGAGGCCAATCGGGAAGGGTCCGGTCAGTGGCGACCAGCAGTAATTTTGGCTGTTCAATGACCGGCAGGGAGCGAACGGCTCTAACCAGCAGTTCAACTGTGGTAAGACCACCGGTCCAGCCGGAACCGCCGACTGCCGCGATGCCGACTCGTAGTGAGGTAATCATCCTAGTCCTCCTATGAGACCGTTGCAAAACCTCCATCTGCGACGCGCATGGATGCGCTAGTGCCGAACGCGCCAAGGATGGCATGGCGTTCGTGCCGTTGCACCCGCGAGGGGTATGCCTAGCAGCTGGAGCTTTTTCAACTAGTCTCAGTTCTTGTAGGAAGCTGTTGTTTCACAACAGCCTTTTATAAGGCTACAGGCTGAGACAGTTTATGAATAATAGTCACTGTTTCGCTCAAGAATCGCGGCATAGTTTCCTGAGAAAGGGTAAATGGCGGGCGTAGATATTTGCCTAAGGTGGTTCCCATCTCCAGCCACGATTGAATATCCCAATTTGCCGGATGCTTAACATGCAACGCGATTGGTGTGTTAACTCGTTTGCATGGCACTTTATCCGGACCTATTAACGGTAGCAGTGCTGCCCAATAATCCCACCATGGCAGTCCAAGGCAAAACTCCTCAGGCGGGTAAAGATCTAGTACTCGTCTGTCAAAGAAAAAGTAATCAAATCCGGCGTGATACATGTTGCCTTGCGTCGAAGACAGAGAATCTACATCAATGCGGGAACCAAATAAAAAGGAGTTTTCAGCTGCTTCAGTAACACTTTGAAGCAGATTTTCTTTCCATAGACAAATGTCAGAATTGACAATCCCGCAGATGGGGTAGTCTGAGTGACGAAAATAGGTAATCAGGTCATCAAAATACACATATGGCTTTCCCCACTTTGCCCGACCGTCACGGTGTGCTGTTACAAATGTAATATCAGGAAACTTTGTCGCTAATTGATAACGTTCTTCGGCGCAGTTAATGGAAACAACATGGAATCCCTGCTGTTTCCAAGTTGCGATGGCAGTTCGCTGATTCTCCTCGTTTCCCGGCATGAGGGAGGTGAGGATCGTTATAGGTTTTCGCGAAATGACTTCAGTCGTAGAGTTAGGAACTGGAGCTATTTTTGCTGTTTCCCGGTAGATTTTCAGCAATTCATTTTCGTAGGACTTTTGCGCTTCCGGTCCGTTAAATAAAGTAGCAACTACTTTGGTCTTGATTTTCTCACAGATTTCCTGCCGCAGCGAACCATCCTCGGCAAGCTTTACAGACCAGTCAACGTATTGATCGGGTGTATGTGCTATGCCTTCTGAGACGCCTAATGATCGAAGCATGGCTGCTCCCCAGCGGCTGCGACTAAGTTCGCCTTCTTGGGTTACGATAGATAGGCCACAGTATAGAGCCTCCAAGTTGGTCGTCCAGCCGCCATAAGGGTAGGTGTCGAGCTGAATATCGGCGATTTTTAATAACCCCATAACGCTCGCAGGATGTGAAACAGGAGAGACGATCAACAGCCGGTCTTCTACCCCAGCCGAGT carries:
- a CDS encoding sensor histidine kinase, whose amino-acid sequence is MIRSLFGRLFWSHLTVIIVSTLILGGSLSYLIRDHAITTKKVDLITKGGSTVALIAPDIADGRVPSSDTIARLNELTTATVWLADQEGNILAGQPPRRWSRDFDEDDAELDAMFEGKVQSWVRTDQRNPERAVVVALPIREAKAPTAMFLFAPIFGINRAAQAVETLLIYALLSGMAASIVLGYFMSRSLTRPIEDISRAAGSFAKGDFASRTTVTGDHEIGRLGEVFNSMADSLARIEQNRRDFLANITHEIRTPIAAIQAMAEALHDGVAGPELQNRYLETIVGQTRHMDKLVQELLDLAQLEAGELKIVKVKFELFEQLSHVCERFSPMLTEKNIRLEVVESKGELLVAADPMRLEQVLNNLVANAVRHSPPDSVISIKADKGTTFATVSVVDHGEGITSEDLPHIWERFYRAEKSRSRIGGGSGIGLAVTRQLVISMGGDIRVESTVGEGATFSFTLPLANS
- a CDS encoding NRDE family protein, whose translation is MCLILFAYQYHPEYPLIIAANRDEFYARPTLSADYWSDTPNILAGRDLEHGGAWLGVTRTGRIAALTNYRDPARQRSDALSRGHLTAKYLNSNLTPTEYIKMIRPEAGSYNGFNLLVGDSSSLCYYSNQTNELVAVSPGIHGLSNHLLDTPWPKVKRGKQLLQQALIDSVDTMGLLELLGDDKRPDDSQLPNTGVGLEMERVLSPMFIATDGYGTRAMSVLTFRHDGLVQFSEHSRNESGEWKYNSYQFRL
- a CDS encoding serine hydrolase, with protein sequence MKPKLILLLVVVILISACTLQNAPQKKPTENSVPHTQASDETDRQVSRISRDTEAFNGKAGLFAKNLNTGKSIGIHEHQIFPTASTHKLMVALATYKYLYSEVSPDKKKQYDLYIKNMMQVSYNPAFYRMVRELDSRRPEALSQVLKDLQLKNTWIYSEEAFRKYGYHSVTTPAEMAIVFETIYQEQYLGKEMSVILKEALAKTIYQEEFPLFMQKGKVIHKVGSLPGMLCDVGIIDDGKDQILISFFTTSKQAEKQSSLYIAEASADLYNALRSR
- a CDS encoding glycosyltransferase, encoding MITSLRVGIAAVGGSGWTGGLTTVELLVRAVRSLPVIEQPKLLLVATDRTLPDWPLYIPFADLFDNLLFCGQNIAAAQQIIPSAILVPTDDLFTHIDFYFPVNSDVWPGLCAASWIPDFQHRFLPDLFSASELAWRDAAFARIAAEARLIVLKSLTVEDDFRRFYPDSTAKTRVLRYSVDPPADWLSSDPAAIQAKYNLPDKFVLCSNQFWQHKNHIVLFQAIALLKQAGLSIPVVCTGPTHDYRRPDYFRLLQHCIGELGISDQIHILGIIPRVDQIQLLRRCLLAVQPSLFEGLSLIVCETRALGKPIILSDLAVHAEHEYGVLFDKDSPRDLAVKMASMLANANPGPDSAKESAAKAEAASRVRRFGRCFCELALEARSLFNLDRFLQRK